One window of Pyxicephalus adspersus chromosome 4, UCB_Pads_2.0, whole genome shotgun sequence genomic DNA carries:
- the HTR1B gene encoding 5-hydroxytryptamine receptor 1B produces the protein MEPQSQCQPAPDDVNVSQTNYSYDGTSCIASLDNHGQDFELSFWSIVLTIILALITLATLLSNAFVIATVYQTRKLHTPANYLIASLAFTDLLVSILVLPISTLYTVTGRWTLGQIICDMWLSSDITCCTASILHLCVIALDRYWAITDAVEYTKKRTPRRAVIMIALVWVFSISISMPPLFWRQSKVEEITKCAVNTDHVLYTVYSTVGAFYVPTLLLIALYGRIYVEARSRILKQSPKRTGKRLTRAHLITDSPGSSSVSSTNSRAAELSSDTGSPVYLNQVKVKVSDALLEKKKIMAAREKKATKTLGIILGAYIVCWLPFFIISLVMPICQDACWFHPAIFDFFNWLGYLNSLINPIIYTMSNEDFKQAFHKLIHRFSCSS, from the coding sequence ATGGAACCACAAAGCCAGTGCCAACCGGCCCCAGACGATGTGAATGTCTCCCAAACCAATTATTCCTATGATGGTACAAGTTGCATTGCAAGTCTGGACAACCATGGGCAGGACTTTGAGCTGTCCTTCTGGAGCATTGTCCTTACTATTATCTTAGCTCTCATTACTCTTGCCACTTTGTTGTCCaatgcatttgtaattgcaacagtCTATCAGACCAGAAAATTGCACACGCCTGCCAACTATCTCATAGCTTCATTGGCATTCACAGACCTTTTAGTGTCTATTCTTGTTTTGCCAATCAGCACCTTGTATACTGTCACTGGCAGATGGACTTTGGGGCAGATTATATGTGATATGTGGTTATCATCTGATATCACTTGTTGCACTGCATCTATTCTCCATTTATGTGTTATAGCCTTGGATAGATATTGGGCGATCACTGATGCAGTTGAGTACACCAAGAAAAGGACTCCAAGAAGGGCAGTCATTATGATAGCTCTGGTATGGGTCTTCTCCATATCCATCTCTATGCCCCCACTTTTTTGGCGTCAATCAAAAGTGGAAGAGATCACTAAGTGTGCTGTGAATACAGATCATGTTTTGTATACGGTGTACTCTACAGTTGGGGCATTTTATGTTCCTACATTACTTCTAATAGCCCTATATGGGAGAATTTATGTAGAAGCCAGGTCTAGAATTCTGAAACAATCTCCAAAGAGAACAGGTAAAAGGCTGACAAGGGCTCATCTAATAACTGACTCTCCTGGATCTTCTTCTGTGTCCTCCACCAATTCAAGGGCTGCAGAACTGTCCAGTGACACAGGTTCTCCTGTATACCTAAACCAAGTCAAAGTTAAAGTGTCAGATGCTCTACTAGAAAAGAAGAAGATCATGGCTGCCAGGGAGAAGAAGGCTACCAAGACCTTGGGAATTATACTTGGAGCTTACATCGTGTGTTGGTTGCCATTTTTCATCATCTCATTGGTTATGCCCATCTGCCAAGATGCTTGCTGGTTTCACCCTGctatatttgacttttttaattgGCTTGGATACCTTAACTCTTTAATAAACCCTATTATCTATACAATGTCAAATGAGGACTTCAAGCAAGCTTTTCACAAACTGATACATCGTTTTAGCTGCTCTTCATGA